From the Primulina tabacum isolate GXHZ01 chromosome 3, ASM2559414v2, whole genome shotgun sequence genome, one window contains:
- the LOC142540907 gene encoding DNA-(apurinic or apyrimidinic site) endonuclease isoform X2, translating into MKRFFQPVQKDASFKKPTLSSVKDCEEISVFVEENKCSTEKVPSKFLTWNANSLLLRMKNNLSDLSEFLLNVDPDVIAIQEVRMPAAGCKGAPKNQAELKDDTNSSREEKQVIMRALLNPPFKNYNIWWSLSDSKYAGTALLIKKCFQPKRISFTLDQAGSKHEQDGRVILAEFESFRLLNTYVPNNGWKDEESSFQRRRKWDKRMLEFVLRTSDKPLIWCGDLNVSHQDIDVSHPEFFSTAKLNGYVPPNSEDCGQPGFTLSERKRFGSVLKEGKLVDAYRYLHKDKDIERGFSWSGNPIGN; encoded by the exons ATGAAAAGATTTTTCCAGCCAGTACAGAAAGATGCCTCCTTTAAGAAACCTACTCTCTCATCTGTGAAAGATTGTGAAGAAATTTCTGTCTTTGTTGAGGAGAATAAATGTAGTACAGAGAAGGTCCCTTCAAAATTCTTGACATGGAACGCCAATAGTCTTCTTCTCAGAATGAAGAACAACTTGTCTGATTTATCCGAGTTTTTGCTGAATGTTGATCCGGACGTTATAGCAATACAG GAAGTTAGGATGCCTGCAGCTGGTTGTAAAGGTGCACCAAAAAACCAGGCGGAGCTAAAAGATGATACTAACTCGTCACGCGAAGAAAAGCAG GTCATTATGCGTGCCTTGCTCAATCCACCATTTAAAAACTATAACATATGGTGGTCACTTTCGGATTCAAAATATGCTGGAACTGCGTTGCTCATAAAAAAGTGCTTTCAGCCAAAAAGGATTTCTTTCACTCTGGATCAAGCAG GTTCAAAACATGAGCAAGATGGCCGAGTTATTTTGGCTGAATTTGAATCATTCCGTCTATTGAACACATATGTTCCTAACAATGGATGGAAAGATGAGGAATCCTCATTCCAGAGGAGGAGAAAGTGGGATAAGAGGATGTTAGAATTTGTGCTCAGAACATCTGATAAGCCACTTATCTGGTGTGGTGATCTTAATGTTAG TCATCAAGATATTGATGTGAGTCATCCGGAATTTTTCAGCACAGCAAAGCTCAATGGTTATGTTCCTCCAAACAGTGAG GATTGTGGGCAACCTGGATTCACGTTGTCTGAGAGAAAGCGTTTTGGTTCCGTTCTTAAAGA GGGAAAGCTGGTGGATGCGTATAGGTATCTACACAAGGATAAAGACATAGAGCGTGGGTTCTCCTGGTCAGGAAACCCTATTGGCAA CTAA
- the LOC142540907 gene encoding DNA-(apurinic or apyrimidinic site) endonuclease isoform X1: MKRFFQPVQKDASFKKPTLSSVKDCEEISVFVEENKCSTEKVPSKFLTWNANSLLLRMKNNLSDLSEFLLNVDPDVIAIQEVRMPAAGCKGAPKNQAELKDDTNSSREEKQVIMRALLNPPFKNYNIWWSLSDSKYAGTALLIKKCFQPKRISFTLDQAGSKHEQDGRVILAEFESFRLLNTYVPNNGWKDEESSFQRRRKWDKRMLEFVLRTSDKPLIWCGDLNVSHQDIDVSHPEFFSTAKLNGYVPPNSEDCGQPGFTLSERKRFGSVLKEGKLVDAYRYLHKDKDIERGFSWSGNPIGKYRGKRMRIDYFIVSEKLNDRIVSCEMHGHGIELEGFYGSDHCPVSLELSDPVAIQLLPETSAS; the protein is encoded by the exons ATGAAAAGATTTTTCCAGCCAGTACAGAAAGATGCCTCCTTTAAGAAACCTACTCTCTCATCTGTGAAAGATTGTGAAGAAATTTCTGTCTTTGTTGAGGAGAATAAATGTAGTACAGAGAAGGTCCCTTCAAAATTCTTGACATGGAACGCCAATAGTCTTCTTCTCAGAATGAAGAACAACTTGTCTGATTTATCCGAGTTTTTGCTGAATGTTGATCCGGACGTTATAGCAATACAG GAAGTTAGGATGCCTGCAGCTGGTTGTAAAGGTGCACCAAAAAACCAGGCGGAGCTAAAAGATGATACTAACTCGTCACGCGAAGAAAAGCAG GTCATTATGCGTGCCTTGCTCAATCCACCATTTAAAAACTATAACATATGGTGGTCACTTTCGGATTCAAAATATGCTGGAACTGCGTTGCTCATAAAAAAGTGCTTTCAGCCAAAAAGGATTTCTTTCACTCTGGATCAAGCAG GTTCAAAACATGAGCAAGATGGCCGAGTTATTTTGGCTGAATTTGAATCATTCCGTCTATTGAACACATATGTTCCTAACAATGGATGGAAAGATGAGGAATCCTCATTCCAGAGGAGGAGAAAGTGGGATAAGAGGATGTTAGAATTTGTGCTCAGAACATCTGATAAGCCACTTATCTGGTGTGGTGATCTTAATGTTAG TCATCAAGATATTGATGTGAGTCATCCGGAATTTTTCAGCACAGCAAAGCTCAATGGTTATGTTCCTCCAAACAGTGAG GATTGTGGGCAACCTGGATTCACGTTGTCTGAGAGAAAGCGTTTTGGTTCCGTTCTTAAAGA GGGAAAGCTGGTGGATGCGTATAGGTATCTACACAAGGATAAAGACATAGAGCGTGGGTTCTCCTGGTCAGGAAACCCTATTGGCAA GTATCGGGGGAAAAGGATGAGGATTGATTATTTCATCGTCTCAGAGAAACTAAACGACAGAATTGTTTCCTGTGAAATGCATGGACATGGCATTGAATTAGAAG GGTTCTATGGGAGTGACCATTGTCCCGTATCTCTTGAGCTTTCTGATCCTGTTGCCATTCAACTTCTGCCAGAAACTAGTGCTTCTTAG
- the LOC142540906 gene encoding transcription factor MYBS1-like produces the protein MGEEVEYWSREEEKAFENGIAMHWIEDEDDKNPIWNEISSMVPTKSIQQLKIHYKILVEDVADIEAGNVPLPKYSVEMITPPALRTATNNYKDRYREKDKRFAKYNLSGVLAANSHDSTSASASSGKGGGGGGGVSSSSTTRSEQERRKGIPWTEEEHRLFLLGLDKFGKGDWRSISRNYVVSRTPTQVASHAQKYFIRLNSLNRDRRRSSIHDITSISMGDNISSSPSAQQPPPITGQQQMNPTSNVMKHHNMQIYGTGHAPMGHPVASSAHIAHPAVVGTPVMMPPGHHHHHLPPYVLPVAYPMPPPPPPQHQ, from the exons ATGGGAGAGGAGGTGGAATATTGGAGCAGAGAAGAAGAGAAGGCCTTTGAGAATGGGATTGCAATGCATTGGATTGAAGATGAAGATGATAAGAATCCCATTTGGAATGAGATTTCTTCAATGGTTCCCACTAAAAGTATTCAGCAGTTGAAGATTCATTACAAAATCTTGGTGGAAGATGTTGCTGATATTGAAGCTGGAAATGTTCCATTGCCCAAGTACTCGGTCGAGATGATCACACCTCCTGCATTAAGGACGGCAACTAATAACTACAAGGATAGGTATCGCGAAAAAGATAAACGGTTCGCAAAATATAATCTCTCCGGAGTACTGGCAGCGAATAGTCACGACTCCACCTCGGCCTCAGCCTCGTCAGGTaaaggaggaggaggaggaggaggagtaTCATCATCTTCCACCACTAGGTCGGAACAAGAACGTCGAAAAGGGATCCCGTGGACCGAAGAAGAGCACAG GTTATTTTTGCTCGGATTAGACAAGTTTGGTAAAGGGGATTGGAGAAGCATTTCAAGAAACTACGTTGTTTCGAGGACACCAACACAAGTTGCAAGCCATGCTCAAAAGTACTTCATTCGTCTGAACTCTCTGAATAGAGACAGAAGGAGATCGAGTATCCATGACATAACAAGTATCAGTATGGGTGACAATATTTCATCGTCCCCTTCGGCTCAGCAACCGCCTCCGATCACCGGCCAACAACAGATGAATCCAACTTCGAATGTAATGAAACATCATAACATGCAAATTTACGGGACGGGTCATGCCCCAATGGGACATCCGGTGGCTTCGAGTGCCCACATTGCTCATCCTGCTGTAGTTGGTACTCCTGTCATGATGCCTCCGGGGCATCATCACCATCATCTTCCACCATATGTTCTTCCAGTTGCGTATCCTATGCCGCCTCCACCGCCGCCACAACACCAATAA